The genomic stretch TTTCGATGGTTGATTGCGTCTATATGTTTGTATACGTAATTCAAATTTTGATCGTCTAAAACGGGACCTTGATGGTAGTATTTCTTTGATTGTTGCGGGGTTAGGCGTAGATTGTGGTGTGAGGAAATCCGTGATGGTGGTTGGAGAGTTTGGTTGGATGACTTGTTTGTGTTATTAGAGCAATTACTGTGAATTGTGCTCCCTCCGTCCCattttttttgtttacatttacattcTTTGTGAAAAGTATTTTGATCTAGGTAAACAAGTGATTGAAACGGAACGTAGGGGGATGTTTTTTTATTCGTTTGAATACCCGTCTTGTCTGCTAGCTCATTTACAACTTTCTAGTCAGTGCGAGCATATCTTAAGAACTTAAGATTGATGCTTGTAATCTTAGTCACATAGGTAGGTTGCGTACATCGAATCCCTTATCTCCCAACATGCAACCTGAGGTAATGTTGCTGCCATCTTAGTAGACTTAGGCAACAAAGGGGTTAGAAACTCAAGCATGATAGAGGATTATTCTGAGTGTCTGACCTTGTTAAATACCTTATAAAAACAATCACTAGCTTTTCATTTCCCTTCAGTTTTCATTATTCAATGGACGCTGGTACCGCATCACATTCATCAGTAGTCTCTGAAACTTATTGGTGACCATGGTAATCGTAGTTCTCCGTCTTTGTGGTCTTGTGGAGGGTTTTACTTTGTGGATAGATCAATTTTTAGTCATGTGCATCTTGTTCGATTCTCGTAGATTATTTATATTGCCTGATTTTGTAGTATATTCCTTGATCTTTCTTTGTTCTGTCCAGAAATTGATAGTATATTCTATGTAACCCTTGGATGGTTTCAATCTTTTTCAGTTGATTCTACAGATATCAGTCATTTCACCATCCTTTCTCGTTGATTCTGTCTTCATTCTTCAACCCAAACTTTCATTGGTTTTTGTAGATTTCACTCTCCTTTCTCTTTAGTCTTTTGTCTTCAGCCCAAACTTTCATTGCGTAGTGTTACATTATAGCGTTAGTTTATGTCTGTGTGAAGACTCAGTATCGAACTGTGAACTGTCGTGTCGGACCTGCGATACGCTGTCAAAACGattctcccttttttttttttttttttttttttgttgatttttacACTGTACAGTGTTATTTATGCAgctgaaaaaaaattaaaacacttTCTACCCTTGGATCTCGCGGTTTTGCTTGCTGCACATGTTAATGTGTTCAATTTGTTTCTATGTTCATATTCTTGATAAATATTTCATGCAGTAACTCCATTTATGGTAATTGCCTGTAGTTTAGTTTGTTGCACGGTACTCCGTTTTCTGGCAGTGATGACTTTATTTCGGGGAGAATCGGGAAGTAATGAGGATAATTTTCAAAACCTTAATAACTCTTACCAGTTGTGATCATGTGTCCTGGCACATTTAGATTAATCTACTTAATTTTCGGTTTTGTTTGGATAAAGTCTACATTTACAGCCTTGAGGACTGTAAGGGAGGGCGGGGGAAACGAAAAATCAGCGACACTTTTACAGTTTTACTGTGAAATATAGTCTACTGTTTTGTTTTCTGGTAGCAAAATATCGTCCTGCTTGTATTGCAAAATATCTTTCTCCTCCTATCGCAACATAGAGTTCTGGCcatagctagctagctagctagctagtAGGGTGTTAATGTTGTAGCCATAACTTGCTCTCAAGAGAGTAAAGTATTGTCGAGAAGTCGAGGACTGAAGGATCTGAATATTATTAGCTGTTGAATGCTGGTTGGCTAAATGAATTCCGACTTGTATGACTTTGGCCTTGGTAGTTTCAGGCAGCTATTGTTGATGTAGTTATTTGTTTCCGATAACATATTGCTCTTCCTCCCACATTGTACAAGCCCCCATCATAGCAGCAGCCACCATCTACCATGTTCTTGGCAAGAGGAACAATATCAATTGATCATGGCTGCTAAGCATTCATTCAAAGTGGGCTGTGCACTAGTGCATCACTCTGTTCTCCATGGGCCATTGCGAATATTCCATGCAGTCCAGATGATCATGTATAATTTACCCAATTGCTAAAGATAGTCTTAACACTCGACAATTTTCATGGAAACATTGTCAATCAAACACAATCGAGAAACAATTTAATCGACAATTGGAAACCAACAACTAATAtcgaattacaaataattgacgAACCTTTAACTTGATCCACACGTTAAACTAAACGACGTCTATCGAAATGATTTTTCTAAAATAAAAATGACTAATTGCTTAGATTGTGTAGATTTTACATTTGTAAACGTTATATTTCAAGGTTTTCTTCCTATACGTCCCTTTGAGgattcacaaattcttatttcagacggacacttttggtcttatttgtcagacggataaaatgttgtcattttttaagaaaatgtaaccaattaattcacaaaatgttatgactagaggtgtcattttttaccctgaaaatgatgtgaacaataatggtaacatgttatccaaaaataacaacattttattgtaaaataatgacatattacccgtcttatttcagaccaaaagcaatggtcttaagaaaaacagaTCGTTGAGGATTataatctttagttttgtactatAGCTTTTAGGCATTTAGAAAAGAAAACGTATTGATTTTTCACACATTCAATGGTTCCTGCTCGAGTTATACTATCAAATAAGTCTTTTTAAGAAACTAGTCAATGAAAACTGCTTCCTTTTAACTTGTCGGTACTCTTTACTTGCTTTCAATAACCTGGTGTCTTTTTTCTTTTGATAACCGTGAATAAGGTTTTGACACACACGGTTCCGAGCCCCGATTGCTTTGGTGCAGGCAAAGGTGCACCCCAAGGTTTCGCAAAAATACCGGACTTTGGCACAGTGGATCTTTGGCAACAAGGATCAATCTAGTAGACTTAGAGGTGACAATCGGGTCCGTGGGGTCGAGTTTGGGCCAGGTCATATAGAGTTTGGGTCATGTTGGGTTAGTCTGCCCTttcgagtcgggtcgggtttgcgtTGCTATCAGGTCGAGTCATTTCGAGTCAAACGAAGTATCGCGTCGGGTCGGGTTATTATCGGGCCCGGTTACTTATATCACATTTCTTCAATTTTTGatcattaaatttagtttttagcCATTATTTGTTTCATTCAATTACttcattttgatcaatattaTGCTTAAAAATTGTCTGTCATCGATTTAATCGACTCagtatcaggtcaagtctaagtCACTGATCATCAAGTcatgtcgggttacgggtcgaCATTAGGTCGGACCGGGGTCGGTTTCGGGTTTCAAATTCTCGAGTTCTGTCGGGTCAGGTCGAGTTCGGATCGGGTCACTCGGGTGGAATCAGGCTTGCCAGCTCCACTTGTAGTACGTAGTAGACTAGTAGTCATTATCAGTATTTTAGTTTCTTCGACACAAGATTAGCAAAAACACTCGAAAACCTCACACCCGCCTATTATATTCGTCTCTGATTACTGCCTCTTGAGTCAATTTGTAAGGTACTCGTATATCATTTGAGCCTTCCTTCAATTTtctcaattttctagggtttcattTTATGCCTtttgtttgtactgtttttatttgtatttttttcaattcaattgaaaaaTACTATACATTTCTGAATAGCCGTATATTAATCAAAGGtatacaaatgattgagacggagggtgAATGGTTGTATAACAGATAGATTGCATTTATGAATAAGTTGTGAATCTGATGGCACTATGCCTCTATTGCCAGTGATCAATATTCGCCACAATTTATGCACATAATTAAGTTTGAATTTTGATGTGGGGTGTTCATTCTGTCAAAGGGCTTTTTTTCAATTTCAAACACCATGTTATTGTAAGTTCCAAGCCTTTTAATCTTCTTTCTCCGTTATTATTCTCATCTTTTTCATCTGTTAATAACAAAAGACATGTATTTAATGCAAAACAAGTGCAACCTGAGGAAAATGAGCATGTGGGTAGCAGGCAAAATAGGGAATTTAAGTCTGATTTCAAAATCCCAGTTGTCGAAAACCGCGATTTTGATAAATTCATATGTGGGTTTGATGAACAAGTTGTAGGTGATAGAGATGATGAGGATAATGTTGTTGAGGATGAAGATTTTAAGGTTTTAGATTCATATGATAAAAGTTGTGAGAAAAGTGAGGATAGTAGAAAATATGTCAAGGATGAAACTGAATTTAGGCACCCTTTGGTTAGGGATACATGTAGGCTAATTGCATTGAGATCAAATTGGAACCTTCAAATTGAAGGCGAGTTGCGAAATTTACTAAGAAGCCTTAAACCCCGTCAAGTATGTGCAGTTTTGCACTTGCAGGAAGATGAAAGGGTAGCATTAGAGTTCTTTTATTGGGCTGACAGGCAATGGCGGTATCGCCATGACCCTATTGTTTACTGCGCAATGTTAAATATACTTGGCAAAACAAAATTGTGTGAGGGGGCTCGGAGGGTCCTTCGTCTTATGCATAGACGAGGAATCTATCGCAGTCAAGAGGATTTTGGTTGTTTGATGGTTTCTTATAGTAGAGCCGGAAGATTAAAGCATGCATTTGGGGTTCTTGGAATTATGCAAAAGGCGGGTATTCAACCTAACCTATCTATTTGTAACACGGCAATTCATTGCTTAGTGATGGCCGACAGGTTGGACAAAGCTTTTAAATTTTTGGAAAGGATGGAGCTTGTTGGTATCAAACCCGATGTTGTATCATATAACTGCCTGATTAAAGGTTATTGTAAGGCTGGTCAGGTGAAGGATGCCATCAAGCTGATTGATGGCATGCATATTAAGGGATGTGCCCCCGATAAAGTTAGCTTTTATACTGTCATGGCTTACGTTTGCAAGGACAAGAACATGACGGAGGTTAAATTGTTGCTTGAAAAAATGgtagcctataatttaattataGATATGGTCACTTATAATAATCTCATTCATATGTTTTCTAAGCATGGGCACAGTGATGAGGCTTATGAGTTcttaaaaaaatcacaaaaacaaggGTTTCAAGTGGATAAAGTAGGTTACACGGCATTAGTTCATGCTTTATGTAAGGGAGGACGGATAGACAAAGCAAAAGAAATTGTTAATGAGATGTTTGAGAAAGGTTGTGTTCCCGATGTAGTGACTTATACTACACTTGTAGATGGATATTGTCGGATAGGGAGGATAGATGAAGCCAAAAACCTACTACAGAAGATGTACAAGGATGGCTGCAAACCAAACACAGTAACACACACGGCCTTCCTAAATGGCCTTTGTCGAAATGGCAGCTCATTAGAAGCTCGAGAAATGATGAATAGAAGTGAGGAGGAATGGTGGACACCAAATGGCACCACATATAGTGCTATAATTAACGGTTTGCATAGAGAGGGGAAATTGTCCGAAGCTTGTGACATGGTTAGAGAGATGATTGAAAAAGGGTTTATTCCTTCTCCCGCTGAAATAAACATGCTGCTTCTGTCTCTTTGCAGGGAAAGAACAGATGATGCCAAAAAATTCATGAATGAGTGTCTTAGCCAGGGATGCGATATTAATGTGATAAATTTTACGACCGTTATTCATGGATATTGTCAGAATGACAATTTGGAGGGTGctttgtctttgcttgatgaTATGTATCTGGTCAACAAGTGCCCTGATGTTGTGACATATACTTCAATAATTGATGCTTTAGGAAGAAAGGGTAAAATTGAAGAGGCAAGCGATCTTCTGAATAAAATGCTTGGCAGAGGCATTCTTCCAACTCCTGTTACTTACCGGTCAATAATTCATAGATTTTGTCAGCATGGTAAGGTCGAAGAATTGACGAAGATATTACAGAAGCTTTTGCCTAAGCAACCCTATAAGACTGCATATAATCGGGTGATTGAAAAACTGTGTAGCTTTGGATATTTAACTGAAGCTTACAACCTTTTGGGTGAGGTTCTTAAAACAGCTTCAAAAACTGATGCTCATTCCTGTAGTGTACTCATGAATAGTTATTTAAAGAAGGGTACCCCTTTATCGGCATTCAAAGTTGCTTGTAGGATGTTTAGGCGAAATTTGATACCAGATTTAAAGTTAAGTGCGAACATGAGAAAGAGACTGATCTTAGATGGACATATGAAAGAGGCAGATAAGCTAATTAGGCAATTTGTTGAGCGTGGGTTCAAGTTGCCTACTTGTTGAAGCGATAGTGCACGATTTTTGGCAACTTTGGTTGATTTCAGCTTGTAATTTAGCTCGTCGCAAAGTTCTCCATCTTTTTTGGGCCAATTAGGTACTCTCGACTTCTCTTGATATTGATCTAATTAGCTCAGGGAGAAAATGGCTGTTTTAGCATATGTTGTATTTTGAATGTATTAGGAACAAAACTTGGTCTTTGAAATTGTTTCAAGACTTTAAGCTTTGGTGTACATTTTGCAGAGTTGTAGTCCATCTTTCAGGGTTCTTTAGCAACCAAGGACAGTGTTGACGGTTGACGAAAATTTCAATTCCATTTACCTTCTATTTGGGGAGAATCAAATTGCAATGACAGTAACCTTCAAAACCTTAATTACTCTATTAGCTGTGAATTGTGATGATGTGTCCTGGTTGGCTGGTCCAATTCCCTAGCACTCTAGTTCGGGTTCTTGGATATTGGCCATAGGTAGATAGGGTGTTGATGTAGCCATAACTCGCTTTTTTGAAAGCGAGTAAATTATTGTTGAGAAGCTGAGACAAAGGTCTATAACTTTTGATGGATAACAATTAACAAGGTAAGAGGTTTGCAGCGGATTCATGGCTAAACAAATTCCGAGCTGACGAGCTCCATAGCTTTGGCCTTCTAATCTCAACAACTTATTGTTGATTGGATCTGCCTCTGAGACAGCCTCAATTCACTTTCAGATAACATATTGTAAGTCTCTTCCTCCCACGCGGCCATGCTGTAGCATGCCCATCTGAATTTTGCACTCATGTTCCGGCAAGAGGAACATGATGATGGCAGGTAGCATATTGGTAAAGCCTGTATTATGCCAAGTATCCATCCATAGTGGGTTCTGCACTGGTGCATCACTCACTATGTTAGTTTTCCGTGGGCCATCGAGAATATTCCGTTCCGTGCAGACGATCATGTCGAAAAGTTTCCTTGCACGCATTATCCTCTGCCTGCAAATACAGTTTTGATCCAACCCACCACTTTGCATATACTCATCTATTCCTTGTCTGTTAGGTCAGAGTAAGATATCAGTCATGTCGCGTATGTCCACAAATAACAAATGAAGAATGAGGTGGTGCCATTGAGTGATACCATCTACCAAGTCTCGGTACTATTCTCTTACATCCAAAATGTATGGACCAGTAGCATGTGAGAGGCCGATCTCGAAACTTATTAACACCAGATAGTAGTCTATCATtctccataattttttttttttttggcagcagtACAAAAAGGTTCCTTATGCAAAGTCTACCTGCATCTCTAAGTCAGGTGCACGCATTACATTATTATTACAAAAACTAAAACTAGGGGTGGGGGTTCTCGCTTTATCCAAAAGCGGAGGATGAAAATGAGTCAATCACTGCAATGTGTGAATGGCCGCACACTTTGATCCTGTAGATTATATATTTCTATATCTTAGTTTGTACTGTAATAAGTAAAGCGTGTAAATGTCATACTTTAAGGTTTTTTTTATAGGgttattttataataataatccatcctattggtggtatgcaataatcactccatactatcaataatctcaattaaatccaacctaagcatcatatcttctaataacgaaccaactgctatttttttatgtttatgtgtatcaaataaaccaagtacttgattcatcacttaaaaatattacacataaacatcacatataccagctaggttatccaaaaactatcaaatattccaacataaacttaaaaaaatatcagttggttcgttattagaaggtatggtgcttaagttggatttaattgggattattgataggatgaatTGATTATTGCTGACcatcaataggatggattattgttatgaaataaccttTTTTTATATACGTCGAATTTTGGATTATGATTTTGTTTTGCATAGTTCTTTAGGCATCTAGAAACGTATTACTCTTCTAGACAGTCAATGGTTCCTGCTATTAGAGTTATCCTATTAAATAAACCTCTTTAGGATGTATTAGTCAATGAAAATTGTTTTCGACCTTTAAGCTTTGTATTGATCTTGTTTTCAATAATTGTATTGCTTACTTATATTATCTCCCTGTGTCGATCGTGATAACCCGAACTAGGGTTTTGACTTTTGACACATGCACATACCGTCTCAAGACCCAATTGCTTATATTGGTGCAAGCAAGGGTGAGTACCACGGTGCAATAAAAATACCGGACCGTTACACATTGGATCTTTAGCAACAAGGATCAACCTTAAGAGTAGCAGTCATTATCAGTATTTTCAGCGTGACATaataagattagtattatttgcTTTTCAAATCAGCAATAGTAAAAGGAGAGCAAGAATTACGCCGATAATTATGGTAATAATTAATCACTTGTAACTTTGTAGTAAGACATACAAGCCCCCAGGTGTTTTTAAATTAAGATTGGGACGAGAAAAGCACACTCAAATACCTCAAATTGACCTTAAAACATATCCTCATGATGGATTCCTACCACTACCTAATGTTCTTTTCCCCTCCTTTTATAGGATACTCTTGCTTTTAAGTTCCCTCTCCCTCTCTAAAACAACACCAACACCGAATAAAGGTCTTAGGTTCTGTTTgataaaactaactgaaaagataGTTGAAAATTAAAAAGTTAACTGAACCTGAagaggtaactgataaggtagctgaaaattagaaactgataaggtagctgattatataaaaaagtgtttgacaaactaacggaaaagataactgattttgatgaaatgacgtcaAAGGATACGTTAATTATTTAAAGTataaatttaaggggtaaaaacAGAAAATTAAATCAAATCCGGTACCTGAAATCTTAAATgttactctaggtagcatttcatttcaggtaacttatttggttaaataagctacttgccaaacgcttataaaaaaataaggtacctgaaattttggtcaaataagctaatttgaccaaatcaggtacctgaaatgtcttgTCAAACGGAGCCTTAGAGTTCGTTTGGTAAAACTAGCTAAAAAGCTACTTGAAACCTGAAAAGTTACAAAATGTGAAGTATAATGCGGATTATGaaatagcaaaggaaaaaagCTCTAAGCCGAAACTCAACCCATGCAACTATGCAAGTAATAGTTATAAGGATTAATTAATAGGTATAATCCATACTATGAGCGTCCTTCCtataataatccaaactattcTTTAATTCACTATAATCCTAACTATCATACTCTCTTCCGACATTACCCCCAACTGACCGGCTACCTAAACAACAGGTAACTCTTTGTTTAAATGGTGTTCCATCTCTtaattttctttttctctcgctTTCTCAACCTATTAACACTCTTTAGTCCTTATTCTCTTTCAATCTTCATCATCAGTTTTTACCTATTTCGACTCCTAATCCAATTCAACTGTCGTCATTTTCACATTTTTCATCAACAATTTGCCCCATTTTAGCAGAACATTATTTGCCATTTTCGAGcatattttggtaattagtttctTCCTATTACATGGATACAACTTACAAGGATTGGAGGAGGGATAAAAATGATTTTTTCCTTTCTACTTTGGTAAACCCATTTCCTTAATAATTTGTACGATATATATACTGCGTATGAACATAACCCATTTCCTTAATAATTTGTACGATATATATACTGCGTATGAACATACAAATATATATTAGCTTCCTCTTATTTACAAGCCTGCAATACTGCATCTGTTTTGCAGCGCCTCCTCTTATTGACAAGTTCACTAGTATTCACAATTTTTTCAACAGTTCTATACATTCACATTCGAATTAACAATCCCCACCATTTTAAAATTGTCGATTAAGAAGAATCTGACGCTGAACACAAGAAATTTAAGacataaaataagaagaaaatacaGTAAAAATGAGGGAAAAAATGTTCTTTTAAGGAGAGAGCACACAGAAGATGACAATGTCGTTGTCTGGGTTATGCTAAAATGATGCCTTGTGGAATGGGTCGTGCTTGGTTATATGTATTAGAAGGTTCTATGGCGGTTTTACGGTGTGCACACAAGGTGTTCAACGAAATGTTGCAGAGAGAGAATGAGTGTTGTGTTTATTGAGAGGGACAAAGATGGTCCGCTTGTGGTTGTATGATGGTGTTAATGCTGATGTGGGTGTAAGTTGTGATTGACGGTGGCTTGTATAAAATGGAGATGATAATTAAAGAGGGAAAGAGATAAAAATTTCCAGTAAAATAAAAGGAAGTTCAAGAAAAAAGACAGAAaaagaacaaagaagaagaaataaataGAAGATGACTGGCATTCACAGGTAAACAAAGTGACCAAGTGTAATTGGGGAAGGGAGTGAGATAGTAAGGATTATAGTGAATTAAAGTATAGTTTGGAGTATTATAGGAATGACACCTATAGTATGGATTATTATCATTAATTAATCCTAGttataaattgcataaacaatttTCAGTTATTCCTTCCATCTCAGCCAATAATTTACATTAAGAATTAAGAATACGCAATCAGATTGCTTAATTTATTATCACAACAAAGTGGAGATGTTATCTACTAGTGGACTACGGAGTACTACGTGACTATGTGTATGTGACTTTACGCCTCCGCCTTCCTTGTCACAGTCAACTTACTCGACTCGAATATAATACTTCTTCATTAACGAAATacctttcatttttcatttctttttccgcTTCAGTTATGTGTTCAACTTTACTTTAAGCAAAAagaccgaaaaaaaaaaagaaattatttGTAGCTAGCATTATTGAATCACAAATTCACAAGTGGACAAAAATGAAGGTACGTGGAGGATCAAATTATATTACACCTTAAAAACATTCtcaaaatagaaaaataaataaataattaaacccTAAAATAAAATAGTAAACAAATAACGGAAATATATGTTTTGTTTTATGAATACGAGCAACTTTTATTTTCCGTATATTTTTACTACCATTTATGAGGTATAATTTCATCCTTCTCcaaattttatactccctcctattctacataaacttccatctttcctttttcgtctattcacaatatcttccctatttccttatttagtaaaattttatacttattttaatcaccttaccccacaacaataccccacctcaccccacaacaatacatattttaatcaacttaccccacaacaatacttattttaatcccacaaccacaataataccccaaaataccttccctctctccaattatcaaaccccactacaatactttatcttattttaatccacctccttaattctagtgcccccatgaatagggaggtttatctagaataggagggagtatcattAATACAAATATACTCATCATTCCTAATACTTCTAAATTCTAATGGTAGCATATTCAAACACTTAATAAACACCCAAGAAATTATATACCAACTTAGAAAAATTGAAAATAGAAGGTAGATAACAAAACTCGTATCCCCGAAAACCGACAAACTTAGTTAGGAGTAAATACAAATACAGTATATAAGACTATAAGACAATTTTTAACAAACAAAACCACAATATATATAGTTCACTCCACTAATCAATTTACCTTCCGTACCAATATTGAGATTACTCGAGCTATCGGTAGAGAATAATTCTCGTTGAcacaaaagaaaaaagaaaaaaaaaaaagacaatatAATCCACTCCACTAATCTACCACCTTAAACAACGATTAATTAAGAACCAACAGAAGAGGCAAAACTATTAACCAAAGCAAGAGCATTACTAGTAAACTCCTTAACACTCCCTACATTATCACACACCTCATTTTTCACAGGACAATCCTCCACGTCAGCAAACCCATCAGTACACGTGTCTTCATTAGTCAACGCAGCACTCATCCACGTCTGCACGTTGCTGAGTTGGAACCTAACTGCGTCT from Silene latifolia isolate original U9 population chromosome 2, ASM4854445v1, whole genome shotgun sequence encodes the following:
- the LOC141643904 gene encoding uncharacterized protein LOC141643904, whose translation is MWGVHSVKGLFFNFKHHVIVSSKPFNLLSPLLFSSFSSVNNKRHVFNAKQVQPEENEHVGSRQNREFKSDFKIPVVENRDFDKFICGFDEQVVGDRDDEDNVVEDEDFKVLDSYDKSCEKSEDSRKYVKDETEFRHPLVRDTCRLIALRSNWNLQIEGELRNLLRSLKPRQVCAVLHLQEDERVALEFFYWADRQWRYRHDPIVYCAMLNILGKTKLCEGARRVLRLMHRRGIYRSQEDFGCLMVSYSRAGRLKHAFGVLGIMQKAGIQPNLSICNTAIHCLVMADRLDKAFKFLERMELVGIKPDVVSYNCLIKGYCKAGQVKDAIKLIDGMHIKGCAPDKVSFYTVMAYVCKDKNMTEVKLLLEKMVAYNLIIDMVTYNNLIHMFSKHGHSDEAYEFLKKSQKQGFQVDKVGYTALVHALCKGGRIDKAKEIVNEMFEKGCVPDVVTYTTLVDGYCRIGRIDEAKNLLQKMYKDGCKPNTVTHTAFLNGLCRNGSSLEAREMMNRSEEEWWTPNGTTYSAIINGLHREGKLSEACDMVREMIEKGFIPSPAEINMLLLSLCRERTDDAKKFMNECLSQGCDINVINFTTVIHGYCQNDNLEGALSLLDDMYLVNKCPDVVTYTSIIDALGRKGKIEEASDLLNKMLGRGILPTPVTYRSIIHRFCQHGKVEELTKILQKLLPKQPYKTAYNRVIEKLCSFGYLTEAYNLLGEVLKTASKTDAHSCSVLMNSYLKKGTPLSAFKVACRMFRRNLIPDLKLSANMRKRLILDGHMKEADKLIRQFVERGFKLPTC